A section of the Humulus lupulus chromosome 2, drHumLupu1.1, whole genome shotgun sequence genome encodes:
- the LOC133819053 gene encoding DNA-directed RNA polymerase V subunit 7-like: protein MFLKVQLPWNVIIPAESLDTKGLVLQKSIIIRLLDEFATKKATKDLGYLLAVTTLDHIGEGKVRQHSGDVLFPVRFSGISFKIFRGEIVEGVVHKVLKHGVFLKCGPIENAYLSSIKMPGYTYTVGENPVFHSDKQPTIEKNVVVRVIVIGTKWLEAEREFQALVSVDGDYLGPLDKES from the coding sequence ATGTTTCTCAAAGTTCAGTTGCCATGGAATGTTATAATCCCTGCTGAGAGTTTGGACACCAAAGGATTGGTGCTTCAAAAGTCCATTATCATCCGCTTGCTTGATGAGTTTGCTACTAAGAAGGCAACCAAAGATCTTGGATACCTTCTTGCTGTGACAACTCTAGACCACATAGGAGAGGGGAAAGTAAGGCAACACTCTGGGGATGTACTTTTCCCTGTTCGGTTCAGTGGTATCAGTTTCAAGATTTTCAGGGGAGAGATAGTGGAGGGTGTAGTACACAAGGTGCTCAAGCATGGAGTTTTCTTGAAATGTGGTCCCATTGAGAATGCTTATCTCTCTTCTATAAAGATGCCTGGCTATACCTATACGGTCGGGGAGAATCCAGTCTTTCACAGTGATAAACAGCCCACAATTGAGAAAAATGTGGTAGTTCGTGTCATTGTTATCGGGACCAAGTGGCTTGAAGCTGAAAGGGAGTTTCAGGCGTTGGTCAGTGTGGATGGTGATTATCTCGGCCCCCTTGACAAGGAGTCTTAA